Proteins encoded in a region of the Puniceibacterium sp. IMCC21224 genome:
- a CDS encoding SDR family oxidoreductase: MTISQGKVALVTGASRGIGAAIAKRLARDGFTVVINFASSAAAAGEVASEIEAAGGRALTAQADVSDAGAVTRLFDAAEAAFGGIDVLVNNAGIMKLAPIAQSDDALIDSQISVNLKGSIYTMREAAKRLRDGGRIINLSTSVVGLKLENYGMYAGTKAAIETMTGILAKELRGRSITVNAVAPGPTATALFLDGKPADLVEKMSKMNPLERLGAPEDIASSIAFLAGPDGGWINGQILRANGGMI; this comes from the coding sequence ATGACTATATCGCAAGGCAAAGTCGCCCTCGTCACTGGAGCGTCGCGCGGCATCGGCGCGGCAATTGCCAAACGTTTGGCACGTGACGGGTTCACCGTTGTGATCAATTTCGCGAGCAGCGCTGCTGCTGCTGGAGAGGTCGCATCGGAAATCGAAGCGGCAGGTGGCAGAGCACTGACCGCCCAAGCCGATGTCAGCGATGCTGGCGCTGTTACGCGCCTGTTTGATGCCGCCGAGGCCGCGTTTGGCGGCATCGACGTTCTGGTCAACAATGCCGGTATCATGAAGCTCGCCCCGATCGCGCAAAGCGACGATGCGCTGATAGACAGCCAGATTTCAGTCAATCTGAAAGGCAGTATCTATACCATGCGCGAAGCGGCCAAACGGCTGCGTGACGGTGGCCGGATTATCAACCTGTCGACGAGCGTTGTCGGGCTAAAGCTGGAAAATTACGGCATGTATGCCGGAACCAAAGCCGCGATTGAAACCATGACCGGTATCCTGGCCAAAGAGTTGCGTGGACGTTCTATCACGGTCAACGCGGTGGCCCCCGGACCAACCGCGACCGCGCTTTTCCTTGATGGGAAACCGGCCGATCTGGTTGAAAAAATGTCGAAAATGAACCCGCTTGAGCGGCTTGGCGCACCCGAAGATATCGCGAGCAGCATTGCTTTCCTCGCCGGACCTGATGGCGGCTGGATCAATGGTCAGATTCTGCGCGCCAATGGCGGCATGATCTGA
- the msrB gene encoding peptide-methionine (R)-S-oxide reductase MsrB — MTRYIKDPDVIATLTPEQYRVTQENGTERPGTGAWLDNKAVGIYVDIVSGEPLFASGDKYESGCGWPSFTKPIEPAHVNELRDGTLGMIRTEVRSTHGDSHLGHVFPDGPADRGGLRYCINGASLRFIAREDMEAEGYAAYLDQVEDVA; from the coding sequence ATGACCCGATATATCAAAGATCCGGACGTGATCGCGACGCTGACGCCGGAACAGTACAGGGTGACACAGGAAAACGGCACCGAACGGCCGGGGACGGGCGCCTGGCTCGACAATAAGGCGGTCGGGATTTACGTCGACATCGTCAGCGGTGAGCCGCTGTTCGCCAGCGGTGACAAATACGAGAGTGGCTGCGGCTGGCCCAGCTTTACCAAACCGATCGAGCCCGCCCATGTGAACGAGCTGCGCGATGGTACACTGGGTATGATCCGGACGGAGGTCCGCTCGACCCACGGTGATTCGCATCTGGGGCACGTCTTTCCCGATGGGCCCGCAGATCGGGGCGGCTTGCGCTATTGCATCAACGGTGCCTCGCTGCGGTTTATTGCGCGCGAGGACATGGAGGCCGAAGGCTACGCGGCCTATCTTGATCAGGTGGAGGACGTGGCATGA
- a CDS encoding glutathione S-transferase family protein, which yields MAKLYHVPLSPFCRKVRLSLAEKKIECELVEERYWEKEADFLARNPAAKVPVLKIDGRTMAESAAICEYLEELHPEPPLMPRSPEKRYEVRRLVGWFDDKFHNEVTSKLLYERVNKKVMGKGYPDSTNVKSGSKAIKYHLDYMAWLLDHRRWLAGDAMSLADFAAAAHLSSLDYISDVDWNRSDVVKDWYAKIKSRPAFRSILADQIPGFLPPAHYADLDF from the coding sequence ATGGCCAAACTCTATCACGTGCCGCTGTCTCCGTTCTGTCGCAAGGTGCGCCTGAGCCTGGCGGAAAAGAAGATCGAATGCGAACTGGTGGAAGAGCGATACTGGGAGAAAGAAGCGGATTTCCTGGCGCGCAACCCAGCAGCCAAGGTGCCCGTCCTCAAAATCGACGGGCGCACCATGGCCGAGTCGGCGGCAATCTGCGAATATCTCGAAGAATTGCATCCAGAGCCGCCACTGATGCCCCGGTCGCCGGAAAAGCGGTATGAAGTCCGGCGGCTTGTGGGCTGGTTCGACGACAAGTTTCACAACGAAGTGACGTCGAAACTACTATACGAGCGGGTCAACAAAAAGGTGATGGGCAAGGGGTATCCCGACAGCACAAATGTAAAGTCGGGATCCAAGGCGATCAAATATCACCTGGATTACATGGCGTGGCTGCTGGATCACCGGCGCTGGCTGGCGGGGGATGCGATGTCGCTGGCGGATTTTGCAGCGGCGGCACATCTGTCATCACTGGACTACATCTCGGATGTCGATTGGAACCGTTCGGATGTGGTTAAGGACTGGTACGCCAAGATCAAGTCGCGCCCGGCCTTCCGGTCAATCCTGGCCGACCAGATCCCCGGCTTTCTGCCGCCTGCGCATTATGCCGATCTTGATTTCTGA
- the queG gene encoding tRNA epoxyqueuosine(34) reductase QueG, which yields MQALTKALKAEAVAVGFDLCRMCRPWDVGQVPDRLAAFLDRGHHGQMHWLAERSHWRGAPQLLWPEARTVIMLGESYTPQHDPLSVLDQPAHGAISVYAQNRDYHDVLKKRLKRLARWLIAEAGGEVKVFVDTAPVPEKPLGQAAGLGWQGKHTNLVSRQLGSWFFLGSVFTTLELDIDTLEVDHCGSCRACLDICPTSAFPAPYQLDARRCISYLTIEHHGPVDPALRPMLGNRIYGCDDCLAVCPWNKFAQTAHEIKYQARPELVAPELAALAVLDDGTFRTLFSGSPIKRIGRNRFVRNVLYAIGNSGTAALRGVAQGLCDDPDPVVADAARWAVARLEAV from the coding sequence ATGCAGGCCCTGACCAAGGCGCTCAAGGCCGAGGCGGTGGCCGTCGGATTCGACCTTTGCCGGATGTGCCGCCCCTGGGATGTCGGCCAGGTGCCGGATCGTCTGGCGGCGTTTCTGGATCGTGGTCATCACGGTCAGATGCACTGGCTGGCAGAGCGCAGTCATTGGCGCGGCGCACCGCAGCTGCTCTGGCCCGAGGCACGGACCGTGATCATGCTGGGCGAATCCTATACCCCGCAACATGACCCGCTGTCGGTTCTGGATCAGCCGGCCCATGGCGCGATCAGTGTCTATGCCCAGAACCGCGACTATCACGATGTACTCAAGAAACGGCTCAAACGGCTCGCTCGCTGGCTGATTGCCGAGGCGGGAGGCGAGGTAAAGGTGTTTGTCGACACCGCCCCCGTGCCGGAAAAGCCGCTGGGTCAGGCCGCAGGGCTGGGTTGGCAGGGCAAACACACCAATCTGGTGAGCCGGCAGTTGGGCAGCTGGTTCTTTCTCGGGTCGGTGTTTACCACGCTGGAGCTGGATATCGATACGCTAGAGGTTGATCATTGCGGATCCTGTCGGGCCTGTCTGGATATCTGTCCGACCTCGGCCTTTCCTGCGCCCTATCAGCTCGATGCGCGCCGCTGTATTTCCTATCTGACGATTGAGCACCACGGGCCGGTTGATCCGGCCTTGCGCCCGATGTTGGGCAACCGGATTTATGGCTGCGACGATTGTCTGGCCGTCTGCCCGTGGAACAAGTTTGCCCAGACCGCGCATGAGATCAAATATCAGGCCCGCCCGGAATTGGTGGCCCCCGAACTGGCCGCTTTGGCGGTGCTGGATGACGGAACTTTCAGAACGCTGTTCTCGGGTTCGCCGATCAAGCGGATCGGGCGCAACCGGTTTGTTCGCAACGTCCTCTATGCCATTGGCAATTCGGGTACGGCAGCTTTGCGCGGCGTGGCGCAGGGTCTATGCGACGATCCCGACCCCGTGGTGGCGGACGCTGCCCGCTGGGCGGTGGCACGATTGGAGGCTGTGTGA
- a CDS encoding hydantoinase/oxoprolinase N-terminal domain-containing protein, with amino-acid sequence MAVLLGVDTGGTYTDAVLIRDEVQVIAKAKALTTRGDLAIGIGEAVLAVLAQGQIAASEVAMASLSTTLATNALVEGQGGRVALVYIGFAERDLETHGLRDALAGDPVIVLAGGHNHAGGETEPLDLAALEVWAVAQQVSAFAVAAQFGTRNPGHELAARDVLRRVTGRPVTMSHELSARLGGPKRALTAVLNARLIGLTHRLIARAEETLRAVGIQAPMMVVRGDGALISAAQAQERPIETILSGPAASIVGARWLTGARDALVSDIGGTTTDIALLRNGVPAIDPEGARVGPFRTMVEAVAMRTHGLGGDSEVHVVADGLAGGVTLGPRRVVPVSLIAQHNPDLRAELERQLRSVVPGEHDGRFVRAVDGQDVAGLSPREAALLARIGDTVQPLGGVLKTRLEGQALQKLVTRGLVQVAGVTPTDAVHVLGRVDDWDADAARLALELMARRRTGSGNKLAADADSLALMIVDAVTQATGYALLETAFAEEGWTLPAADLARHPLLRGGLRGHQGILRLSAGLALPVVGLGASARCYYPAVGDWLNGTMELPEHGDVANAIGAVVGQVTMRRSGVVTSPTEGRFRVHLAHGPEDFSASETAMAHLESVLGQEARRDAERAGAVDITISLRRAVKTVDAEAREVFLEAEIVAEASGRPRIAV; translated from the coding sequence ATGGCTGTTCTGCTTGGGGTCGATACGGGTGGCACCTACACAGACGCAGTGCTGATCCGCGATGAGGTGCAGGTCATCGCCAAGGCCAAGGCCCTGACCACGCGCGGTGATCTGGCTATCGGCATCGGTGAGGCGGTTCTTGCTGTTCTGGCGCAGGGGCAGATTGCGGCGTCAGAAGTGGCAATGGCGTCGCTATCAACCACGCTGGCCACCAACGCGCTGGTCGAGGGGCAGGGTGGCCGGGTCGCTCTGGTCTATATCGGCTTTGCGGAACGCGATCTGGAAACTCACGGGTTGCGCGACGCGCTGGCGGGGGATCCGGTGATCGTGCTGGCGGGCGGCCACAACCATGCGGGTGGCGAGACAGAGCCGCTGGATTTGGCGGCGCTTGAGGTGTGGGCGGTTGCGCAACAGGTGTCTGCCTTTGCCGTGGCGGCGCAGTTTGGCACCCGCAATCCTGGTCATGAGCTTGCCGCGCGCGATGTGCTGCGGCGTGTCACAGGTCGGCCCGTCACCATGTCGCACGAGTTGTCGGCGCGGCTGGGTGGGCCAAAGCGGGCGTTGACAGCGGTGCTGAACGCGCGCCTGATCGGCCTGACCCACCGGCTGATCGCACGTGCCGAAGAGACGCTGCGCGCCGTCGGCATTCAGGCGCCAATGATGGTGGTGCGTGGTGACGGGGCGCTGATTTCGGCGGCGCAGGCGCAGGAGCGCCCGATTGAAACGATCCTCAGCGGTCCTGCGGCCAGCATTGTCGGTGCGCGCTGGCTGACGGGCGCTCGGGATGCGCTGGTGTCGGATATTGGTGGCACAACCACAGATATCGCCCTGCTGCGCAATGGCGTACCAGCGATTGATCCCGAAGGTGCCCGCGTCGGTCCATTCCGCACTATGGTCGAGGCGGTCGCCATGCGCACCCATGGTCTGGGTGGCGATTCCGAGGTTCATGTCGTGGCCGATGGGCTGGCGGGTGGCGTTACCCTTGGTCCGCGTCGCGTGGTGCCTGTGTCGCTGATCGCGCAACACAATCCCGACCTGCGTGCCGAACTGGAACGGCAGTTGCGCAGCGTCGTGCCGGGCGAACATGACGGCCGTTTTGTTCGCGCAGTCGATGGGCAGGATGTGGCAGGGTTAAGCCCGCGCGAGGCTGCGCTGCTGGCGCGTATCGGTGACACCGTGCAGCCGTTGGGCGGGGTGCTGAAAACGCGGCTCGAAGGGCAGGCGTTGCAAAAACTGGTGACGCGGGGCCTTGTGCAGGTAGCGGGGGTGACGCCGACCGACGCGGTGCATGTGCTGGGTCGCGTTGATGACTGGGACGCGGACGCTGCGCGGCTGGCGTTGGAATTGATGGCGCGCCGTCGAACGGGCTCTGGCAACAAGCTGGCTGCGGATGCCGATTCGCTGGCATTGATGATCGTCGATGCGGTGACGCAGGCGACGGGATACGCATTGCTGGAAACCGCCTTTGCCGAAGAGGGCTGGACCCTGCCCGCAGCGGATCTTGCGCGGCATCCATTGCTGCGCGGCGGTCTGCGCGGTCATCAGGGCATCCTGCGCCTGTCAGCCGGGTTGGCGCTGCCGGTGGTGGGGCTGGGCGCTTCGGCGCGGTGTTATTATCCGGCGGTGGGCGATTGGCTGAACGGTACGATGGAGTTGCCAGAGCATGGGGATGTGGCCAACGCGATTGGTGCCGTGGTTGGTCAGGTCACGATGCGGCGCAGCGGTGTGGTCACTTCCCCGACCGAGGGGCGCTTTCGCGTGCATCTGGCGCACGGACCCGAGGATTTTTCCGCCTCGGAAACCGCGATGGCCCACCTTGAATCCGTGCTGGGCCAAGAGGCGCGCCGCGACGCTGAGCGGGCCGGAGCGGTCGATATCACCATCAGTCTGCGGCGCGCAGTCAAGACAGTCGATGCCGAAGCGCGCGAGGTGTTTCTTGAGGCAGAGATTGTCGCCGAAGCGTCGGGCCGACCCCGAATTGCGGTCTGA
- a CDS encoding LysR family transcriptional regulator, with translation MDRFDAMRVFTRVAERRSFTLAANDLGLPRSTVTDAIKRLEERLGVRLLDRTTRVVRPTLDGEAYHRRCLAILADVDDAESAFFGATPKGMLRVDVHGTLARHFILPSLPGFLKTYPDIELVLSEGDRLTDLVREGIDCVLRVGVPQVSDMIARRVALLEEVTVASPAYLRRHGIPRHLDDLENGHWMIGFRSSVTGGALPLEFVTQRGLRNITLSTTLTVNAAESYIEAAKRGLGLIQLPRYHAAEALEAGELVLLLDEYRPEPSPVSLLYPRDRQLSPRVRVFMDWAAQTFASASSALADA, from the coding sequence ATGGACAGATTTGATGCCATGCGGGTCTTCACCCGCGTTGCCGAGCGCCGCAGCTTTACGCTTGCGGCGAACGACCTTGGTTTGCCGCGCTCAACCGTTACGGATGCGATCAAACGGCTGGAAGAGCGGCTGGGTGTGCGGCTGCTGGACCGAACCACACGTGTGGTTCGCCCGACTTTGGACGGCGAGGCGTATCACCGGCGCTGTCTGGCCATTCTCGCGGACGTCGACGACGCCGAGAGCGCATTTTTCGGAGCAACTCCAAAAGGTATGCTGCGGGTCGATGTGCATGGCACACTGGCGCGCCATTTCATTTTGCCCAGCCTGCCGGGGTTCCTGAAAACCTACCCGGATATCGAACTGGTTCTGAGCGAGGGTGACAGGCTGACCGATTTGGTGCGCGAAGGCATTGATTGCGTACTCCGCGTCGGCGTTCCGCAAGTCAGTGATATGATCGCGCGCCGCGTTGCCCTGCTTGAAGAGGTGACGGTGGCATCCCCCGCCTATCTCAGGCGCCACGGTATCCCCAGGCACCTTGACGATCTCGAAAACGGGCACTGGATGATCGGGTTTCGCTCCTCTGTGACCGGCGGCGCGCTGCCGTTGGAGTTTGTAACCCAGCGCGGGCTTCGGAACATCACGCTTTCGACCACGCTCACGGTAAATGCAGCTGAAAGCTATATCGAGGCGGCAAAACGTGGGCTGGGATTGATCCAGTTGCCCCGCTACCACGCCGCAGAAGCGTTAGAGGCTGGCGAACTGGTGCTGTTGCTTGACGAGTATCGCCCGGAACCGTCGCCGGTTTCGTTGCTGTATCCGCGCGACAGACAGCTTTCGCCACGGGTGCGCGTGTTTATGGATTGGGCGGCGCAAACTTTTGCCTCGGCAAGCAGCGCCTTGGCGGATGCGTGA